In Sphaeramia orbicularis chromosome 12, fSphaOr1.1, whole genome shotgun sequence, the following proteins share a genomic window:
- the rbm17 gene encoding splicing factor 45 isoform X1, with translation MSLYDDLGVGASDTKTEGWSKNFKLLQSQLKVKKAALTQAKTQRMKQTTVLAPVIDLKRGGSSDDRQIADTAPHAAAGLKDTVPSGFSSGDVLIPLADEYDPMFPNDYEKVVKRHREERQRQREQERQKEIEEREKKRKDRHDGGAPSGFSRFPAAEGESDDEEEYEKERRKRSMGGAAIAPPSSLVDRDGSASFSYEDEGRPARGSKAAIPPPIYDDSDRPRSPPGPTSSFLANMGGTVAHKIMQKYGFKEGQGLGKHEQGLSTALSVEKTSKRGGKIIVGDAAEKPGSSQSAETSGGGSAADPSKKSETNPLTEILKNPTKVVLLRNMVGRGEVDEDLEGETKEECEKYGKVVKCVIFEIADVPDDEAVRIFLEFERVESAIKAVVDLNGRYFGGRVVKACFYNLDKFRVLDLVPEQQ, from the exons ATGTCGCTGTATGATGACCTCGGTGTGGGAGCCAGTGACACTAAGACCGAAGGCTGGTCCAAAAACTTCAAGCTGCTTCAGTCCCAGCTGAAGGTGAAGAAAGCGGCTCTGACGCAGGCCAAG aCTCAGCGAATGAAACAGACCACCGTCTTGGCTCCTGTCATTGATCTGAAGAGAGGTGGCTCCAGTGACGACAGACAGATTGCAGATACTGCTCCACATGCTGCTGCTGGGCTCAAG GACACAGTGCCCAGTGGTTTCTCATCAGGGGATGTGTTAATTCCACTAGCAGACGAGTATGATCCAATGTTCCCAAATGACTATGAGAAGGTAGTGAAGCGACACAGAGAAGAACGACAACGGCAGAGGGAGCAAGAGCGGCAGAAGGAGATTGAGGAGAGAGAAAA GAAGAGGAAAGACAGACATGACGGTGGCGCTCCAAGTGGTTTCTCTCGTTTCCCAGCAGCAGAGGGTGAATCAGATGATGAGGAAGAATATGAGAAAGAGCGAAGGAAACGAA GTATGGGTGGAGCAGCCATTGCCCCTCCTTCATCACTTGTGGACAGAGATG GCTCTGCTTCATTCTCATATGAAGATGAGGGTCGGCCTGCCAGGGGTTCAAAGGCTGCCATTCCTCCACCTATTTATGACGACTCAGACCGACCACGTTCACCACCCGGACCAACCAGCTCCTTCTTGGCAAATATGGG aGGTACAGTGGCCCATAAGATCATGCAGAAGTATGGTTTCAAAGAAGGTCAAGGCCTGGGGAAGCATGAGCAGGGACTCAGCACAGCGCTGTCTGTCGAGAAAACCAGCAAGAGAGGTGGAAAGATCATTGTAGGAGATGCTGCAGAAAAAC CAGGGTCCAGCCAGTCAGCTGAGACTTCAGGCGGAGGTTCTGCAG CTGATCCTTCCAAGAAGTCGGAGACAAATCCACTTACAGAGATCCTCAAAAACCCAACCAAGGTGGTGCTGTTGAGG AACATGGTGGGCCGTGGAGAGGTGGATGAAGACCTAGAAGGGGAGACAAAAGAAGAGTGCGAGAAGTACGGCAAAGTAgttaaatgtgtcatatttgag ATTGCAGATGTGCCAGATGATGAAGCAGTCAGGATATTCTTGGAGTTTGAGAGGGTGGAGTCGGCTATCAAAG CTGTGGTGGATCTGAATGGACGTTACTTTGGTGGGCGAGTCGTTAAGGCGTGTTTCTACAATCTAGACAAGTTCCGGGTTTTGGACCTTG ttccTGAACAGCAGTGA
- the rbm17 gene encoding splicing factor 45 isoform X3 has product MSLYDDLGVGASDTKTEGWSKNFKLLQSQLKVKKAALTQAKTQRMKQTTVLAPVIDLKRGGSSDDRQIADTAPHAAAGLKDTVPSGFSSGDVLIPLADEYDPMFPNDYEKVVKRHREERQRQREQERQKEIEEREKKRKDRHDGGAPSGFSRFPAAEGESDDEEEYEKERRKRSMGGAAIAPPSSLVDRDGSASFSYEDEGRPARGSKAAIPPPIYDDSDRPRSPPGPTSSFLANMGGTVAHKIMQKYGFKEGQGLGKHEQGLSTALSVEKTSKRGGKIIVGDAAEKPDPSKKSETNPLTEILKNPTKVVLLRNMVGRGEVDEDLEGETKEECEKYGKVVKCVIFEIADVPDDEAVRIFLEFERVESAIKAVVDLNGRYFGGRVVKACFYNLDKFRVLDLVPEQQ; this is encoded by the exons ATGTCGCTGTATGATGACCTCGGTGTGGGAGCCAGTGACACTAAGACCGAAGGCTGGTCCAAAAACTTCAAGCTGCTTCAGTCCCAGCTGAAGGTGAAGAAAGCGGCTCTGACGCAGGCCAAG aCTCAGCGAATGAAACAGACCACCGTCTTGGCTCCTGTCATTGATCTGAAGAGAGGTGGCTCCAGTGACGACAGACAGATTGCAGATACTGCTCCACATGCTGCTGCTGGGCTCAAG GACACAGTGCCCAGTGGTTTCTCATCAGGGGATGTGTTAATTCCACTAGCAGACGAGTATGATCCAATGTTCCCAAATGACTATGAGAAGGTAGTGAAGCGACACAGAGAAGAACGACAACGGCAGAGGGAGCAAGAGCGGCAGAAGGAGATTGAGGAGAGAGAAAA GAAGAGGAAAGACAGACATGACGGTGGCGCTCCAAGTGGTTTCTCTCGTTTCCCAGCAGCAGAGGGTGAATCAGATGATGAGGAAGAATATGAGAAAGAGCGAAGGAAACGAA GTATGGGTGGAGCAGCCATTGCCCCTCCTTCATCACTTGTGGACAGAGATG GCTCTGCTTCATTCTCATATGAAGATGAGGGTCGGCCTGCCAGGGGTTCAAAGGCTGCCATTCCTCCACCTATTTATGACGACTCAGACCGACCACGTTCACCACCCGGACCAACCAGCTCCTTCTTGGCAAATATGGG aGGTACAGTGGCCCATAAGATCATGCAGAAGTATGGTTTCAAAGAAGGTCAAGGCCTGGGGAAGCATGAGCAGGGACTCAGCACAGCGCTGTCTGTCGAGAAAACCAGCAAGAGAGGTGGAAAGATCATTGTAGGAGATGCTGCAGAAAAAC CTGATCCTTCCAAGAAGTCGGAGACAAATCCACTTACAGAGATCCTCAAAAACCCAACCAAGGTGGTGCTGTTGAGG AACATGGTGGGCCGTGGAGAGGTGGATGAAGACCTAGAAGGGGAGACAAAAGAAGAGTGCGAGAAGTACGGCAAAGTAgttaaatgtgtcatatttgag ATTGCAGATGTGCCAGATGATGAAGCAGTCAGGATATTCTTGGAGTTTGAGAGGGTGGAGTCGGCTATCAAAG CTGTGGTGGATCTGAATGGACGTTACTTTGGTGGGCGAGTCGTTAAGGCGTGTTTCTACAATCTAGACAAGTTCCGGGTTTTGGACCTTG ttccTGAACAGCAGTGA
- the rbm17 gene encoding splicing factor 45 isoform X2, translating into MSLYDDLGVGASDTKTEGWSKNFKLLQSQLKVKKAALTQAKTQRMKQTTVLAPVIDLKRGGSSDDRQIADTAPHAAAGLKDTVPSGFSSGDVLIPLADEYDPMFPNDYEKVVKRHREERQRQREQERQKEIEEREKKRKDRHDGGAPSGFSRFPAAEGESDDEEEYEKERRKRSMGGAAIAPPSSLVDRDGSASFSYEDEGRPARGSKAAIPPPIYDDSDRPRSPPGPTSSFLANMGGTVAHKIMQKYGFKEGQGLGKHEQGLSTALSVEKTSKRGGKIIVGDAAEKPGSSQSAETSGGGSAADPSKKSETNPLTEILKNPTKVVLLRNMVGRGEVDEDLEGETKEECEKYGKVVKCVIFEIADVPDDEAVRIFLEFERVESAIKAVVDLNGRYFGGRVVKACFYNLDKFRVLDLGEQV; encoded by the exons ATGTCGCTGTATGATGACCTCGGTGTGGGAGCCAGTGACACTAAGACCGAAGGCTGGTCCAAAAACTTCAAGCTGCTTCAGTCCCAGCTGAAGGTGAAGAAAGCGGCTCTGACGCAGGCCAAG aCTCAGCGAATGAAACAGACCACCGTCTTGGCTCCTGTCATTGATCTGAAGAGAGGTGGCTCCAGTGACGACAGACAGATTGCAGATACTGCTCCACATGCTGCTGCTGGGCTCAAG GACACAGTGCCCAGTGGTTTCTCATCAGGGGATGTGTTAATTCCACTAGCAGACGAGTATGATCCAATGTTCCCAAATGACTATGAGAAGGTAGTGAAGCGACACAGAGAAGAACGACAACGGCAGAGGGAGCAAGAGCGGCAGAAGGAGATTGAGGAGAGAGAAAA GAAGAGGAAAGACAGACATGACGGTGGCGCTCCAAGTGGTTTCTCTCGTTTCCCAGCAGCAGAGGGTGAATCAGATGATGAGGAAGAATATGAGAAAGAGCGAAGGAAACGAA GTATGGGTGGAGCAGCCATTGCCCCTCCTTCATCACTTGTGGACAGAGATG GCTCTGCTTCATTCTCATATGAAGATGAGGGTCGGCCTGCCAGGGGTTCAAAGGCTGCCATTCCTCCACCTATTTATGACGACTCAGACCGACCACGTTCACCACCCGGACCAACCAGCTCCTTCTTGGCAAATATGGG aGGTACAGTGGCCCATAAGATCATGCAGAAGTATGGTTTCAAAGAAGGTCAAGGCCTGGGGAAGCATGAGCAGGGACTCAGCACAGCGCTGTCTGTCGAGAAAACCAGCAAGAGAGGTGGAAAGATCATTGTAGGAGATGCTGCAGAAAAAC CAGGGTCCAGCCAGTCAGCTGAGACTTCAGGCGGAGGTTCTGCAG CTGATCCTTCCAAGAAGTCGGAGACAAATCCACTTACAGAGATCCTCAAAAACCCAACCAAGGTGGTGCTGTTGAGG AACATGGTGGGCCGTGGAGAGGTGGATGAAGACCTAGAAGGGGAGACAAAAGAAGAGTGCGAGAAGTACGGCAAAGTAgttaaatgtgtcatatttgag ATTGCAGATGTGCCAGATGATGAAGCAGTCAGGATATTCTTGGAGTTTGAGAGGGTGGAGTCGGCTATCAAAG CTGTGGTGGATCTGAATGGACGTTACTTTGGTGGGCGAGTCGTTAAGGCGTGTTTCTACAATCTAGACAAGTTCCGGGTTTTGGACCTTGGTGAGCAGGTTTGA